The following coding sequences lie in one Sedimentibacter sp. MB35-C1 genomic window:
- a CDS encoding NAD(P)/FAD-dependent oxidoreductase, producing the protein MKIAVIGGGASGLTAAIAAARNGSEVAIYEKLNKVGKKILATGNGRCNYTNMNLSIDKYHGKNTKLAENILEFFDLKKTLNFFEDLGINPYIGDQGKVYPGSLQASSVLDVLRYEVERLNVGEVTEFEVLELRKNKDKFSIIGRDSVHYADKVILATGGKASPQLGSDGKGFEIASSLGHRIINPFPALVQLKLNGKFFKRIAGIRFDGVVKGFTDKKVIREEDGEILFTEYGISGPPILQISRMIVEELNKNHRVYISVDMFPQISKFDLYDILNTRFNKIGYKSIGDGLIGFINKKLIPVILTEAGFEKFDKKCGKLNKKEIYKIIDILKDWKFEVTDHNSWQQAQATAGGVDMSEVNSNTLESLKVKGLFLAGEILDVDGDCGGFNLQWAWSSGYAAGHFSSTLV; encoded by the coding sequence ATGAAAATAGCTGTTATCGGCGGAGGAGCCTCCGGGCTGACAGCGGCAATAGCTGCGGCAAGAAATGGTTCCGAAGTTGCAATATATGAAAAATTAAATAAAGTCGGGAAGAAAATACTGGCAACCGGTAATGGCAGGTGCAACTATACTAATATGAATTTGTCAATTGACAAATACCACGGGAAAAACACAAAGCTAGCTGAAAATATATTAGAATTTTTTGATTTAAAGAAAACATTAAACTTTTTTGAGGATCTGGGGATAAATCCCTATATAGGAGATCAAGGCAAAGTGTACCCGGGTTCACTGCAGGCGTCAAGCGTACTGGATGTGCTCAGGTATGAAGTCGAGAGACTTAATGTTGGAGAGGTTACAGAATTTGAAGTTTTGGAATTAAGAAAAAATAAAGACAAATTCAGTATTATTGGTAGGGATAGTGTCCATTATGCAGATAAAGTAATTTTGGCCACCGGAGGAAAAGCCAGCCCCCAGTTGGGATCTGACGGCAAAGGGTTTGAAATTGCATCATCGTTGGGACATAGAATAATAAACCCATTTCCGGCATTAGTACAACTTAAGCTTAATGGGAAATTTTTTAAAAGAATAGCAGGAATAAGGTTTGACGGAGTGGTTAAAGGATTCACAGACAAAAAAGTCATACGTGAGGAGGATGGAGAAATACTGTTTACCGAATACGGAATTTCGGGACCTCCTATACTGCAGATAAGCAGAATGATTGTTGAAGAGCTGAATAAGAATCACAGAGTCTATATTTCTGTTGATATGTTTCCGCAAATATCGAAATTTGATCTTTATGATATATTAAATACCAGATTTAATAAAATTGGATACAAAAGCATCGGAGATGGATTGATAGGATTTATTAACAAAAAGTTAATACCTGTAATTTTGACGGAGGCTGGATTTGAGAAATTCGATAAAAAGTGCGGAAAGCTGAATAAGAAGGAAATATATAAAATAATAGATATATTAAAGGATTGGAAATTTGAGGTGACAGATCACAATTCATGGCAGCAGGCTCAGGCAACTGCCGGTGGGGTGGATATGTCCGAAGTGAATTCTAATACTCTTGAATCATTGAAAGTAAAAGGATTATTTTTAGCGGGAGAGATACTTGATGTTGACGGCGATTGCGGAGGATTTAATCTTCAGTGGGCATGGAGTTCCGGATATGCAGCCGGGCATTTCAGTTCAACCTTAGTATAG
- the prfB gene encoding peptide chain release factor 2 (programmed frameshift): MIDFYEINESLKKFNSILAEVGGSLDFEKLKEENILLESEMQEPEFWNDQEKAQKVSQKLKHNTSKIEHFLNLKQQVEDLEIMTEMIREEDDESHLPELEETIEKVGKMLDDARIVALLSGEFDKNNAIISIHAGAGGTEAQDWADMLYRMYSRWIEAHGYAATVLDILPDTEAGIKSVTLLVEGENAYGYLKSEKGVHRLVRISPFDTAKKRHTSFASVDVTPEMDDDNDVEINESDIRVDTYRSSGAGGQHVNTTDSAIRITHIPTGIVVSCQNQRSQHSNKETAMKMLISKLLEIKQLENKEKIEDIQGKYNQIAWGSQIRSYVFHPYSMVKDHRTNAETANVQSVMDGNLDMFMNEYLKMKSLEQ, from the exons TTGATAGATTTTTATGAAATTAATGAGAGTTTAAAAAAATTTAACTCTATATTAGCAGAGGTTGGTGGTTCACTT GACTTTGAAAAGTTAAAGGAAGAAAATATATTGCTTGAATCTGAAATGCAGGAGCCGGAATTTTGGAATGACCAGGAAAAAGCTCAGAAAGTATCACAGAAGCTAAAGCACAACACATCAAAAATAGAGCATTTTTTGAATTTAAAGCAGCAGGTTGAGGATCTTGAGATTATGACCGAAATGATTCGGGAGGAAGATGATGAATCTCATCTGCCGGAGCTGGAGGAAACAATTGAAAAAGTCGGAAAGATGCTGGATGATGCAAGAATTGTTGCGCTTTTAAGCGGCGAATTCGATAAGAATAACGCAATTATTTCCATTCACGCCGGAGCCGGAGGAACAGAGGCACAGGACTGGGCCGACATGCTTTACAGGATGTATTCCAGATGGATTGAAGCACATGGGTATGCAGCTACGGTACTGGATATACTGCCTGATACGGAGGCCGGCATCAAGAGCGTAACTCTTCTGGTTGAAGGGGAAAACGCGTACGGCTATCTGAAATCAGAGAAAGGTGTGCACCGCTTAGTGAGGATTTCTCCGTTTGATACTGCCAAGAAACGACACACGTCCTTTGCTTCTGTGGATGTAACGCCTGAGATGGACGATGATAATGACGTTGAAATAAATGAATCAGATATTCGTGTTGATACCTACCGCTCAAGCGGAGCGGGCGGGCAGCATGTAAATACTACTGATTCTGCAATACGTATAACACATATACCAACAGGCATAGTGGTTTCATGTCAGAATCAAAGGTCACAGCACAGCAACAAAGAAACGGCAATGAAAATGCTTATATCAAAGCTTTTGGAAATCAAACAGCTGGAAAACAAGGAAAAAATAGAGGATATTCAGGGGAAATACAATCAAATCGCATGGGGGAGTCAGATACGATCATATGTATTTCACCCCTACAGCATGGTCAAGGATCACCGAACGAATGCCGAGACAGCAAATGTACAGTCGGTAATGGACGGAAATCTGGATATGTTTATGAATGAATACCTTAAAATGAAATCATTGGAACAATAA
- a CDS encoding HAD family hydrolase, with translation MIDTVIFDFDGTLANTNQMILNSFRHIYSVFHKKELSEEYVMSTFGEPLALTLSRDFGQFNFEDVIASYRDYQKERFNEEVTLYETVEETLEYLKNKNIKLGIATSRLKNSTTQALENFNIDGYFSSVVSADDVKKHKPDKEPLIKAIKELGSSPETTLYVGDSRFDMECAINAGVTPVLAGWQHGADELAKIYNIKHVLKKMWDLTEML, from the coding sequence ATGATAGATACTGTAATATTTGACTTTGACGGAACACTTGCCAATACAAATCAAATGATCTTAAATTCATTTAGGCATATATACTCGGTATTTCATAAAAAAGAGTTAAGCGAAGAATATGTTATGAGTACATTCGGAGAGCCGCTGGCATTAACTTTATCAAGAGATTTCGGACAATTTAATTTTGAAGATGTAATTGCTTCCTACAGAGATTATCAAAAGGAAAGATTTAACGAAGAGGTTACACTTTATGAAACAGTTGAGGAAACTTTGGAATATTTGAAAAATAAAAATATAAAACTGGGCATCGCTACATCAAGGCTTAAAAATTCTACTACACAGGCGTTGGAAAATTTCAACATCGACGGATACTTCAGTTCTGTTGTTTCTGCGGATGATGTGAAGAAGCACAAACCGGACAAAGAACCTCTAATAAAGGCGATAAAAGAGCTTGGAAGTTCTCCAGAGACAACATTGTATGTGGGGGATTCCAGATTTGATATGGAATGCGCAATAAATGCCGGAGTGACTCCTGTTTTGGCAGGCTGGCAGCATGGAGCAGATGAATTGGCTAAAATATATAACATTAAGCATGTGCTGAAAAAAATGTGGGATTTGACAGAAATGTTATAA
- a CDS encoding Tex family protein: protein MIDINKILCDEFNIKPFQVENTVKLIDEGNTIPFIARYRKEQTGSLDDVVLRDLYDRLVYLRNLEARKEEVIRLIEEQGKLTEELKNEISKADVMQRVEDLYRPYKQKKSTRASKAREKGLEPLSKIILAQNLMEGDLEEIAKPYIDAEKGVKNVKEAFGGACDIIAEMVSDNADYRKHIREMYISDGIITSEAANEEEKTVYEMYYKFEEAVNKVANHRILAINRGEKENKLKVKLKTPDDKAVNYLISKEIKNESAITADYYLSAISDGYKRLISPSIEREVRNMLTERAEAEAIKVFGKNTKNLLMVPPVKDVRILAIDPGYRTGCKLAVLDGTGKFMDQGVIYPSEPKNEVKKSQKIMTEFINKYDVDVITIGNGTASRETEQVVADMIPNLDKNTTYTIVSEAGASVYSASKQAQEEYPDLDVTIRGAISIGRRLQDPLAELVKIDPKSIGVGQYQHDVNQTKLGQELDGVVEDCVNSVGVDLNTASTALLQYVSGVSKTIAKNVVKYREENGKFTDRQELMKVKMLGEKAFEQCAGFLRISDGDNPLDKTAVHPESYEIALNLLDKLGYNVDDVRSGNLRDINERIMKIKVKEDNKVQMSSKNTRLKGLAALSQIKFKEEKKPAREKIKERIKILSEELNIGVPTLTDIIEEIRKPGRDPRDEMPKVIFRSDVMKFEDMEVGMKLTGTVRNVVDFGAFVDIGVKQDGLVHISEMSDKYIKNPMEAVQVGDTVNVSIISIDKERQRIGLSMKTKRN, encoded by the coding sequence ATGATAGATATTAACAAAATTTTATGCGATGAATTTAACATCAAGCCTTTTCAGGTTGAGAACACTGTAAAACTAATTGATGAGGGGAATACAATTCCGTTTATAGCTCGTTACCGTAAAGAGCAGACAGGATCTCTGGACGATGTCGTTTTGAGAGACCTGTATGACAGGCTGGTTTACTTGAGAAATCTGGAAGCCCGCAAGGAAGAAGTTATTCGCCTTATTGAAGAACAGGGAAAACTTACTGAAGAATTAAAGAATGAAATATCAAAGGCTGATGTAATGCAGCGCGTAGAGGATTTATATAGACCATACAAGCAGAAAAAATCAACTCGTGCATCAAAGGCAAGAGAAAAAGGGCTTGAACCTTTATCAAAGATTATACTTGCACAGAATTTAATGGAAGGTGATCTTGAAGAAATTGCTAAACCTTACATAGATGCAGAAAAGGGAGTTAAGAATGTCAAGGAAGCATTTGGTGGAGCGTGTGACATAATTGCAGAAATGGTTTCGGACAACGCGGATTACAGAAAGCATATAAGAGAAATGTATATATCAGACGGTATAATTACTTCTGAGGCAGCAAATGAAGAAGAAAAAACAGTATATGAAATGTACTACAAATTTGAAGAAGCAGTCAACAAAGTTGCAAATCATAGAATACTTGCCATTAACAGAGGCGAGAAAGAAAATAAACTGAAAGTCAAATTAAAAACTCCTGATGATAAAGCGGTAAATTATTTAATATCAAAAGAAATAAAAAATGAATCGGCAATTACGGCTGATTATTATTTGTCTGCAATTTCTGACGGATACAAAAGACTTATTTCTCCTTCTATTGAAAGAGAAGTAAGAAATATGCTTACGGAAAGAGCAGAAGCAGAAGCCATTAAGGTGTTTGGAAAAAATACAAAAAATCTGCTTATGGTGCCTCCGGTTAAAGATGTAAGAATACTTGCAATAGACCCCGGATACAGAACCGGCTGTAAGCTGGCTGTGCTTGATGGAACAGGAAAGTTTATGGACCAGGGTGTTATTTATCCAAGCGAGCCGAAAAATGAGGTTAAAAAATCTCAGAAAATTATGACTGAATTTATCAATAAATACGATGTAGATGTAATAACAATAGGAAATGGAACTGCATCAAGAGAAACAGAACAGGTTGTTGCAGATATGATTCCAAATCTTGATAAAAATACTACATACACAATAGTAAGTGAAGCAGGCGCTTCAGTATACTCTGCTTCAAAGCAGGCTCAGGAAGAATATCCAGACCTTGATGTTACAATAAGAGGTGCGATTTCAATAGGTAGAAGGCTTCAAGATCCACTTGCCGAACTTGTAAAAATAGATCCAAAGAGTATAGGAGTAGGCCAGTACCAGCATGATGTTAACCAGACAAAGCTTGGCCAGGAACTAGATGGAGTGGTAGAAGATTGTGTTAACAGCGTCGGAGTTGATTTGAACACTGCTTCAACTGCTCTGCTGCAATATGTTTCGGGAGTATCTAAAACAATTGCAAAAAATGTTGTTAAATATAGAGAAGAAAACGGAAAGTTTACAGACAGGCAAGAGCTGATGAAGGTTAAAATGCTGGGGGAAAAGGCATTTGAACAATGCGCTGGGTTTTTAAGAATTTCAGACGGAGACAACCCCCTTGATAAAACTGCGGTGCACCCTGAATCATATGAAATAGCATTAAATCTGTTGGATAAGCTTGGATATAATGTTGATGACGTGAGAAGCGGAAATCTTAGAGATATCAATGAAAGAATTATGAAAATAAAGGTAAAAGAGGACAACAAAGTTCAAATGTCCTCGAAGAACACTAGGTTGAAGGGATTGGCGGCTCTTTCTCAGATAAAATTTAAAGAAGAGAAAAAACCGGCCAGAGAAAAAATTAAAGAAAGAATAAAAATTCTGTCTGAAGAGCTGAATATAGGAGTTCCAACATTAACCGATATAATCGAAGAAATCAGGAAACCTGGAAGAGACCCTAGGGATGAAATGCCTAAGGTAATTTTTAGAAGCGATGTAATGAAATTCGAAGACATGGAAGTTGGAATGAAGCTTACAGGAACCGTAAGAAACGTAGTGGATTTTGGAGCTTTTGTAGATATAGGTGTAAAACAGGACGGACTTGTCCACATATCTGAAATGAGCGATAAATATATTAAGAATCCAATGGAAGCAGTGCAGGTTGGCGATACGGTAAATGTTAGTATAATTAGCATTGACAAGGAAAGACAAAGAATAGGCTTGAGCATGAAGACAAAAAGGAATTAG
- the secA gene encoding preprotein translocase subunit SecA: protein MKKFLEKIFGSYSEKEVKRLEPTVSKILSLESEMTNLSDAQLKAKTQEFKERLAKGETKDDILPEAFAVVREAAWRVLGQKHYRVQLIGGIVLHQGRIAEMRTGEGKTLVSTLPVYLNALEGKGVHVITVNDYLAKRDCEWMGKVHNFLGLSVGCIVHGITKADRMKAYRYDITYGTNNEFGFDYLRDNMVIRKEEMVQRDLNYCIIDEVDSILIDEARTPLIISGEGDKSTSLYEMANSFVITLKGKVQLPEDKKSKMDYIMGDIDEDDTVDYIVDEKGKNVTLTARGLTKAEKFFNIENLADQENMEISHHINQALKAHNTMKRDIDYIVKDGEVLIVDEFTGRIMYGRRYSNGLHQAIEAKERIEVRKESKTLATITFQNYFRMYKKLSGMTGTAKTEEEEFREIYGVDVIEIPTNKPIARKDFEDVVYKGEVGKFKAVINEIIERNKNGQPVLVGTISIEKSELLSKILKKQGIKHEVLNAKQHDKEAEIVAQAGRLGAVTIATNMAGRGTDIVLGGNPEYLAKHKMKKNGFSDELIAQADGFNDTEDPEVTEARRVYKELLAQSRDELRDEQEKVREAGGLHIIGTERHESRRIDNQLRGRAGRQGDPGSTRFYISLEDDLMRLFAGDKVKSIIETLKMPEDEPLEAGMLTRTIETAQSRVEGRNFDIRKHVLQYDNVMNKQREVIYTERRRVLMGENLKDYISNMINDLIDKGIRMYTTEERYSDNWNIAEYSKYIQDTFSLLISFDGEKKEDITKDMMRERAKSAIDRHYARQESEFGEEIFREIERIVLLKNVDMKWMDHIDAMDQLRQGIGLRAIGNEDPVRAYQVEGFDMFEEMTSSIQEDTVKMLMRVRPQEKMQRKEVAKITGTSGGNTGGTGKPQPVVKREKKIGRNDPCPCGSGKKYKKCCGANEE from the coding sequence ATGAAAAAATTTTTAGAGAAAATTTTCGGTTCGTATAGTGAAAAAGAAGTTAAAAGATTAGAGCCAACTGTGAGCAAAATTTTGTCGTTAGAAAGTGAAATGACAAATCTAAGCGATGCACAGCTTAAAGCAAAAACTCAGGAATTTAAGGAAAGACTTGCTAAAGGAGAAACGAAGGATGATATTCTGCCCGAGGCATTCGCAGTTGTCAGAGAAGCTGCTTGGAGAGTTTTGGGTCAAAAACATTACCGAGTTCAGCTCATAGGAGGCATTGTGCTTCATCAGGGGCGTATAGCCGAAATGAGAACAGGTGAAGGTAAGACACTGGTTTCAACTTTGCCGGTTTATTTGAATGCACTGGAAGGAAAAGGCGTACATGTTATAACAGTCAATGATTATCTGGCAAAACGTGACTGTGAATGGATGGGCAAGGTTCATAATTTTTTAGGACTCAGTGTAGGATGTATTGTCCATGGAATAACCAAAGCTGACAGAATGAAAGCGTACAGATATGATATAACTTACGGTACAAATAATGAATTCGGTTTTGACTACCTGAGAGACAACATGGTTATAAGAAAAGAAGAGATGGTTCAAAGAGATTTGAACTACTGTATCATAGACGAAGTGGACTCAATACTGATAGATGAAGCCAGAACTCCGCTGATTATATCCGGAGAAGGAGACAAATCTACCAGTCTTTATGAAATGGCAAATAGTTTTGTTATAACCTTGAAGGGAAAAGTACAATTACCCGAAGACAAAAAATCTAAAATGGATTATATAATGGGCGATATCGACGAAGATGATACCGTTGATTATATAGTTGATGAAAAAGGCAAGAATGTTACGCTGACTGCCAGAGGTTTAACCAAAGCCGAGAAATTCTTCAATATTGAAAATCTTGCAGATCAGGAAAATATGGAAATTTCTCATCATATTAATCAGGCTTTGAAGGCACACAACACCATGAAAAGGGATATTGACTACATCGTAAAAGATGGGGAAGTTCTGATTGTAGATGAATTTACCGGACGTATTATGTACGGCAGAAGGTATTCAAACGGTCTGCACCAGGCAATAGAAGCAAAAGAAAGAATCGAAGTCAGAAAAGAATCAAAAACACTTGCAACCATTACATTTCAAAACTATTTCAGAATGTACAAGAAATTATCAGGTATGACGGGTACAGCTAAGACAGAGGAAGAAGAATTCAGGGAAATTTACGGTGTTGATGTTATTGAAATACCTACAAATAAACCGATAGCAAGAAAAGACTTTGAAGATGTTGTATATAAGGGAGAAGTAGGAAAATTCAAAGCAGTTATAAATGAAATAATAGAAAGAAACAAAAATGGTCAGCCTGTACTAGTAGGTACAATTTCTATTGAGAAATCGGAATTATTGAGCAAAATACTAAAAAAACAGGGCATTAAACATGAAGTACTAAATGCAAAACAGCATGATAAGGAAGCTGAAATTGTTGCTCAGGCAGGACGTCTCGGTGCTGTTACCATTGCCACAAATATGGCCGGTAGAGGTACGGACATTGTTCTGGGAGGAAATCCCGAATACCTTGCTAAGCACAAGATGAAAAAAAATGGATTTTCTGATGAGCTGATAGCACAGGCAGACGGATTTAACGATACAGAGGACCCTGAAGTAACTGAGGCAAGAAGAGTATACAAAGAACTTCTGGCGCAGTCAAGAGATGAACTCAGAGATGAGCAGGAAAAGGTAAGAGAAGCAGGCGGGCTTCATATTATCGGTACTGAACGTCATGAATCCAGACGTATAGATAATCAGCTTAGAGGGCGTGCCGGAAGACAGGGAGACCCAGGTTCCACGCGTTTTTATATCTCTCTTGAAGACGACCTTATGAGGCTTTTTGCCGGAGACAAGGTAAAATCAATAATTGAAACCCTTAAGATGCCCGAGGATGAGCCGCTGGAGGCAGGAATGCTGACAAGGACTATTGAAACGGCGCAATCAAGAGTTGAAGGCAGAAATTTTGACATAAGAAAGCATGTGCTTCAATATGACAATGTAATGAATAAGCAGAGAGAGGTTATTTATACCGAAAGAAGAAGAGTTCTTATGGGAGAGAATTTAAAGGACTACATCTCAAATATGATTAATGACCTTATTGATAAGGGAATCAGGATGTATACGACCGAAGAAAGATACTCCGATAATTGGAATATTGCAGAATATTCAAAATATATACAAGATACTTTTTCATTATTAATCAGTTTTGACGGCGAGAAAAAAGAAGACATTACAAAAGATATGATGAGAGAAAGGGCAAAGAGTGCCATTGACAGGCATTATGCAAGGCAGGAATCGGAATTCGGAGAGGAAATCTTCAGAGAAATAGAGAGAATTGTACTTTTGAAAAATGTTGATATGAAATGGATGGATCACATTGATGCTATGGATCAGCTGAGACAGGGAATAGGCCTCCGTGCAATAGGAAACGAGGATCCTGTGAGAGCATACCAGGTAGAAGGGTTCGACATGTTTGAGGAAATGACGTCATCAATTCAAGAAGATACAGTTAAAATGCTTATGAGAGTGAGACCTCAGGAAAAAATGCAGCGTAAAGAGGTTGCCAAGATTACAGGTACCAGCGGCGGAAATACCGGAGGAACAGGCAAGCCTCAGCCTGTGGTAAAAAGAGAGAAAAAAATAGGCAGGAATGATCCGTGTCCTTGCGGAAGCGGAAAGAAATACAAGAAATGCTGCGGAGCGAATGAAGAATAA